A region of Rhizorhabdus wittichii RW1 DNA encodes the following proteins:
- a CDS encoding Coproporphyrinogen oxidase (PFAM: coproporphyrinogen III oxidase), which translates to MTLQLDAQQTAARAWFESLRDRICAAFEAIEAEAGSDARFGYTPWNRDDDPAGAGGGGVRGLMKGRVFEKVGVNVSTVGGAFQPEFAKTIHGAGEDNPGFFATGISLVAHMASPHVPAVHMNTRFLTTTKRWFGGGADLNPPIPYDADTDAFHARLKAACDPHGADYYDRFKAWADDYFWIPHRQVHRGVGGIFYDHLDVEDDAGFDAHFAFTRDVGEAFLDIFPKIVRARMDQPASAEDRRRMLNFRGRYAEFNLVYDRGTLFGLKTGGNIDAILMSLPPEATWE; encoded by the coding sequence ATGACATTGCAGCTCGATGCGCAGCAGACGGCGGCGCGCGCATGGTTCGAATCGCTGCGCGACCGAATCTGCGCCGCGTTCGAGGCGATCGAGGCCGAGGCGGGCAGCGACGCCCGATTCGGCTACACCCCCTGGAACCGCGACGACGACCCCGCCGGCGCGGGCGGCGGCGGCGTCCGCGGCCTGATGAAGGGCCGCGTGTTCGAGAAGGTCGGCGTCAACGTCTCGACCGTCGGCGGCGCCTTCCAGCCGGAGTTCGCCAAGACGATCCACGGCGCGGGCGAGGACAATCCCGGCTTCTTCGCGACCGGCATCAGCCTGGTCGCGCACATGGCCAGCCCGCACGTTCCCGCCGTCCACATGAACACCCGCTTCCTGACCACGACGAAGCGCTGGTTCGGCGGCGGCGCGGACCTCAACCCGCCGATCCCCTACGACGCCGACACCGATGCGTTCCACGCCCGGCTGAAGGCGGCCTGCGATCCGCACGGCGCCGACTATTATGATCGCTTCAAGGCCTGGGCGGACGATTATTTCTGGATTCCGCACCGCCAGGTCCATCGCGGCGTCGGCGGCATCTTCTACGACCATCTCGACGTCGAGGACGATGCCGGGTTCGACGCCCATTTCGCCTTCACCCGCGACGTCGGCGAGGCGTTCCTCGACATCTTCCCGAAGATCGTCCGCGCGCGCATGGACCAGCCCGCGAGCGCCGAGGACCGCCGGCGCATGCTCAACTTCCGCGGCCGCTATGCCGAGTTCAACCTGGTCTACGACCGCGGCACGTTGTTCGGCCTCAAGACCGGCGGCAACATCGACGCTATCCTGATGAGCCTGCCCCCGGAGGCGACGTGGGAATGA
- a CDS encoding GCN5-related N-acetyltransferase (PFAM: GCN5-related N-acetyltransferase), with protein MPLTDVPSEMVATVVTSLEMLERPRPRPAPNAPFRLARWKTPSTDKYRALFRRIGEPWLWFSRLVMADGELAAIIGDPEVEIHAVEDRHGIEIGLLELDFRQPGEAEIAFFGLIPELAGKGHGNWLMAQALALGWRKDVKRMWVHSCTLDHPGALGFYRRHGFVPFARAVETFADPRLAGILPREAAPHVPLLDQRGASVR; from the coding sequence ATGCCGCTGACCGACGTCCCCTCGGAGATGGTGGCGACCGTCGTCACCTCGCTGGAGATGCTCGAGCGTCCCCGGCCGAGGCCGGCGCCCAACGCGCCCTTCCGCCTGGCGCGGTGGAAGACGCCGTCGACCGACAAATATCGCGCGCTGTTCCGCCGCATCGGCGAGCCATGGCTGTGGTTCTCGCGGCTGGTGATGGCGGACGGGGAGCTGGCCGCGATCATCGGCGACCCGGAGGTCGAGATCCACGCGGTCGAGGATCGGCACGGGATCGAGATCGGGTTGCTCGAACTCGATTTCCGCCAGCCCGGCGAGGCCGAGATCGCCTTTTTCGGCCTCATCCCCGAACTGGCCGGCAAGGGACACGGCAACTGGCTGATGGCGCAGGCCCTGGCGCTCGGCTGGCGCAAGGACGTGAAGCGGATGTGGGTGCATAGCTGCACGCTCGACCATCCCGGCGCGCTCGGCTTCTATCGCCGCCACGGCTTCGTGCCCTTCGCCCGCGCGGTCGAGACCTTCGCGGACCCGCGCCTGGCCGGCATCCTGCCGCGCGAGGCGGCGCCGCACGTCCCGCTGCTCGATCAGCGCGGGGCGAGCGTCCGGTAG
- a CDS encoding ubiquinol-cytochrome c reductase, iron-sulfur subunit (TIGRFAM: ubiquinol-cytochrome c reductase, iron-sulfur subunit~PFAM: Rieske [2Fe-2S] domain protein), with translation MATLETTETPGEGAGDGVRRRDFINLAAVSFAGVGAATVLLPLINQMNPSADVLALASIEVDISAIKEGQAIKTIFRKQPLFVRHLTGAEIAAADKVDPSTLRDPQTLEQRTVDGKKQWLITMGVCTHLGCVPLGAGEGEIRGEFGGYFCPCHGSSYDTAARIRKGPAPKNLEVPKYAFKSDTVVQVG, from the coding sequence ATGGCGACGCTCGAAACTACTGAAACGCCCGGCGAAGGGGCCGGCGACGGCGTTCGTCGCCGTGACTTCATCAATCTCGCGGCGGTGAGCTTCGCCGGCGTCGGCGCGGCCACGGTGCTGCTGCCCCTGATCAACCAGATGAATCCCTCGGCCGACGTGCTCGCGCTGGCTTCGATCGAGGTCGATATCTCGGCGATCAAGGAAGGCCAGGCGATCAAGACGATCTTCCGCAAGCAGCCGCTCTTCGTCCGTCACCTGACGGGCGCCGAGATCGCGGCGGCGGACAAGGTCGACCCGAGCACGCTGCGCGACCCGCAGACGCTCGAGCAGCGCACCGTCGACGGCAAGAAGCAGTGGCTCATCACCATGGGCGTCTGCACCCATCTCGGCTGCGTGCCGCTGGGCGCCGGCGAAGGCGAGATCAGGGGCGAGTTCGGCGGCTATTTCTGCCCGTGCCACGGTTCGTCCTACGACACCGCGGCGCGCATCCGCAAAGGCCCGGCGCCGAAGAATCTCGAAGTGCCGAAATACGCCTTCAAATCCGATACCGTCGTCCAAGTCGGCTGA
- a CDS encoding lipoate-protein ligase B (TIGRFAM: lipoate-protein ligase B~PFAM: biotin/lipoate A/B protein ligase) yields MTVDDDIEWRVTPGLSPYAETVAEMEARAAAIRAGEARELIWLLEHPPLYTAGTSAEADELLLPDRFPVFRSGRGGRYTYHGPGQRVGYVLLDLDRRGRDVRCFVAAIENWVIATLGDFGIAGRSEPGRVGIWTGHGPDEAKIGAIGVRVRRWVSFHGFSLNVDPDLSHFSGIVPCGLGEFAVTSMARLGIPAEMAAVDAALRRHFPAMLAGLRCSTRSDKDS; encoded by the coding sequence ATGACCGTGGACGACGACATCGAATGGCGGGTGACCCCCGGCCTCTCCCCCTATGCCGAGACGGTGGCGGAGATGGAGGCGCGCGCCGCCGCGATCCGCGCTGGCGAGGCGCGCGAGCTGATCTGGCTGCTCGAGCACCCCCCGCTCTACACCGCCGGCACCAGCGCCGAGGCGGACGAGCTGCTGCTGCCCGATCGCTTCCCGGTGTTCCGATCGGGGCGCGGCGGGCGCTACACCTATCACGGTCCCGGCCAGCGGGTCGGCTATGTGCTGCTCGATCTCGACAGGCGCGGGCGCGACGTGCGCTGCTTCGTCGCGGCGATCGAGAATTGGGTGATCGCGACGCTGGGCGATTTCGGCATCGCCGGCCGCAGCGAGCCGGGCCGGGTCGGCATCTGGACCGGCCACGGCCCCGACGAGGCGAAGATCGGCGCGATCGGCGTCCGGGTCCGCCGCTGGGTCAGCTTCCACGGCTTCTCGCTCAACGTCGATCCGGACCTGTCGCATTTCTCGGGGATCGTGCCGTGCGGGCTGGGCGAATTCGCCGTGACCAGCATGGCGCGGCTGGGCATCCCGGCCGAGATGGCGGCGGTCGACGCCGCGCTGCGCCGCCACTTCCCGGCGATGCTGGCGGGCCTGCGTTGCTCGACGCGATCTGACAAGGACTCTTGA
- a CDS encoding Cytochrome b/b6, N-terminal domain (PFAM: Cytochrome b/b6, N-terminal domain; Cytochrome b/b6, C-terminal domain) — MSFPWANHYEPKHPLMRWIDSRLPLPRLVYNAVGAGYPVPRNLNYFWNFGVLSGAALAIQIVTGIVLAMHYAANGLVAFDSVEHIMRDVNSGWMLRYAHANGASFFFIVVYLHIFRGLFYGSYKAPREMVWLLGLVIFLLMMATAFMGYVLPWGQMSFWGAKVITGLFGAIPVIGTPIQTWLLGGFAPDNAALNRFFSLHYLLPFVIAGVIILHIWALHIPGSSNPTGIDVKGPQDTVPFHPYYTAKDGFGLGVFLILYCAVLFFAPNAMGHPDNYIAANPLSTPAHIVPEWYFWPFYAILRAFTVDFILPAKLWGVIAMFGSIILLFFLPWLDKSPVRSGNYRPAFKKFFWLLVIDVLILGYCGGSPAEEPYVMISQLAAAYYFAHFLIILPIVSRMERPLPLPNSITEAVLEKHGNAAA; from the coding sequence ATGAGCTTCCCCTGGGCAAATCACTACGAGCCTAAGCATCCGCTGATGCGGTGGATCGACAGCCGGCTGCCTCTGCCGCGTCTGGTCTACAACGCGGTCGGCGCCGGTTATCCGGTGCCGCGCAACCTCAACTATTTCTGGAACTTCGGCGTGCTCTCGGGCGCGGCGCTGGCGATCCAGATCGTCACCGGCATCGTGCTGGCGATGCATTATGCGGCCAACGGCCTCGTCGCCTTCGACTCGGTCGAGCACATCATGCGCGACGTGAACTCGGGCTGGATGCTGCGCTACGCGCACGCCAACGGCGCGAGCTTCTTCTTCATCGTCGTCTATCTGCACATCTTCCGCGGCCTCTTCTACGGATCGTACAAGGCCCCGCGCGAGATGGTGTGGCTGCTCGGCCTCGTGATCTTCCTGCTGATGATGGCCACCGCCTTCATGGGCTATGTGCTTCCCTGGGGCCAGATGAGCTTCTGGGGCGCCAAGGTGATCACCGGCCTGTTCGGCGCGATCCCGGTCATCGGCACCCCGATCCAGACCTGGCTGCTCGGCGGCTTCGCCCCCGACAACGCCGCGCTGAACCGCTTCTTCTCGCTGCACTATCTGCTGCCGTTCGTGATCGCGGGCGTCATCATCCTGCACATCTGGGCGCTGCACATCCCCGGTTCGAGCAACCCGACCGGCATCGACGTGAAGGGTCCGCAGGACACGGTTCCGTTCCACCCCTACTACACCGCCAAGGACGGTTTCGGGCTGGGCGTGTTCCTGATCCTCTATTGCGCGGTGCTGTTCTTCGCGCCGAACGCGATGGGCCACCCGGACAACTATATCGCCGCCAACCCGCTCTCGACGCCGGCGCACATCGTTCCCGAATGGTATTTCTGGCCGTTCTACGCGATCCTGCGCGCCTTCACCGTCGACTTCATCCTCCCGGCCAAGCTGTGGGGCGTGATCGCCATGTTCGGTTCGATCATCCTGCTCTTCTTCCTGCCGTGGCTCGACAAGTCGCCGGTCCGCTCGGGCAATTATCGTCCGGCGTTCAAGAAGTTCTTCTGGCTGCTCGTCATCGACGTCCTGATCCTCGGCTATTGCGGCGGTTCGCCGGCCGAGGAGCCCTACGTCATGATCAGCCAGCTCGCCGCGGCCTATTATTTCGCGCACTTCCTGATCATCCTTCCGATCGTCTCGCGCATGGAGCGTCCGCTGCCGCTGCCGAACTCGATCACCGAAGCGGTGCTGGAAAAGCACGGCAACGCCGCGGCCTAA
- a CDS encoding tRNA/rRNA methyltransferase (SpoU) (PFAM: tRNA/rRNA methyltransferase (SpoU)) yields the protein MRIALHQPDIAGNVGTILRMAACFGVPVDIIEPCGFPFSERGLRRAGMDYAEAAEISRHADWAAFESRAAGRIVLLTTAADLTLDKAGFLPDDIVLLGSEGAGVPRPVHDRADLRVRIPMRPGFRSLNVAVSAGIALAEALRQTGGWPQ from the coding sequence ATGCGGATCGCCCTTCACCAGCCCGATATTGCCGGAAATGTGGGCACGATCCTGCGCATGGCCGCCTGCTTCGGCGTTCCCGTCGACATCATCGAGCCGTGCGGCTTCCCCTTTTCCGAGCGTGGCCTGCGCCGCGCGGGCATGGACTATGCCGAGGCCGCCGAGATCAGTCGCCACGCCGACTGGGCCGCGTTCGAATCCCGCGCGGCGGGCCGGATCGTGCTGCTTACCACCGCCGCCGATTTGACCTTGGACAAGGCCGGCTTCCTGCCCGACGACATAGTGCTGCTCGGATCGGAAGGCGCCGGCGTGCCGCGCCCGGTGCATGACCGGGCCGACCTGCGCGTGCGCATTCCGATGCGGCCGGGCTTCCGGTCCTTGAATGTGGCGGTCTCGGCTGGCATCGCGCTCGCCGAGGCGCTGAGGCAGACCGGAGGATGGCCCCAATGA
- a CDS encoding Organic radical activating enzymes-like protein has protein sequence MAGYAVKEMFLTLQGEGVQVGRRAVFLRFAGCNLWSGREEDRADAQCRFCDTDFVGLDGDNGGRYPHADALADKAIALWGDLAGAFIVMTGGEPLLQVDDALVAALKARGFETAVETNGTQPAPAGIDWICVSPKAGTDIVLRRGNELKLVWPQPGIDPAALEGWDFEHFLLQPMDGAQLDEARAAAIAYVMDHPRWRLSTQTHKVVGIR, from the coding sequence ATGGCCGGCTATGCCGTGAAGGAGATGTTCCTGACCCTGCAGGGGGAAGGGGTGCAGGTCGGCCGGCGCGCGGTCTTCCTGCGCTTTGCGGGGTGCAATCTCTGGAGCGGGCGGGAAGAGGACCGCGCCGATGCGCAGTGCCGCTTCTGCGACACCGATTTCGTCGGCCTCGATGGCGATAATGGCGGGCGCTACCCCCATGCCGACGCGCTGGCCGACAAGGCGATCGCGCTATGGGGCGACCTGGCCGGCGCCTTCATCGTCATGACGGGCGGAGAGCCGCTGCTCCAGGTCGACGATGCGCTGGTCGCCGCGCTCAAGGCGCGCGGCTTCGAGACCGCGGTCGAGACCAACGGCACCCAGCCGGCGCCGGCCGGAATCGACTGGATCTGCGTCAGCCCCAAGGCGGGCACCGACATCGTGCTGCGCCGAGGCAACGAGCTCAAGCTGGTCTGGCCGCAGCCGGGGATCGACCCGGCCGCGCTGGAGGGCTGGGATTTCGAGCATTTCCTGCTCCAGCCGATGGACGGTGCCCAGCTCGACGAAGCGCGCGCGGCTGCGATCGCCTATGTGATGGACCATCCCCGCTGGCGGCTGTCGACCCAGACCCACAAGGTGGTGGGGATTCGCTGA